The Pempheris klunzingeri isolate RE-2024b chromosome 16, fPemKlu1.hap1, whole genome shotgun sequence genome includes the window TTTGTGCGCCCTTCTAAACGCTGCTTTATGTGACATTTACCTTAATATTCAGAAGGCGAGGACTCACTTACACGTTGAACGAAATGTAATCTCAGCCCTCAGAAAGGTGATCCACGTTCAGTGATATGCCTTCTCTGCTTCACTATCCTCTCATGTACTCTTAGTTAAGATCTAAAACAACTCCAGTACATTTCAATATGCCGCTCTGTAGACAGAAGTCGTACTCTTGTTCCTGAAACAAGAGACTGATCATATTACTGTTGTTGTGATATGTTTCACGTCAATCTTCCCCTCTGTGGTTATCCCTGGCCTGAGGGTTTTTACCATATCCTTGTCTTGTTTTACGAAAGTCCAACACCCCGTACAAAAAGACAATGAAGGCTGCTCACAGGCCTGACTGCGCGTTCAGCACTCCAGCTGTTTTCAAGGTGTTACTACTGCTCGCTAGAGGAGTCACTCCAAGGATGTAACCCCACACCAGCTCAGGGAACTGGCTCACGGTCATGAGGAGCAGGGTCATGTCTGTAAACGGAGGACCACTGTGGGACGGCACTTTGGAAGGTGCAGTGATAGCTGCGCCTGAGGATACCACGTGACCTCTAGCTAAACTCTGAAACCACCTCAATCACTCGTCAGTTAGATACATGTGGATGTGATCTGTTGTTTGTTCAGAAACAGATTTTCTAGATCATGAATGGGTTCTTTGGAGGGAAAGACTTAATCACTCCACTTTAAATCGTGGAGCCCATCCATGTTTgcatagaaaaaataaaactctggCCAGGGCCAGAGAATATTTTCACTGGTGTGACTGAAATTTCACTAGCTTGAACAAACTTTGATTTGTGCATGTGGGAGAAAGCATGCCGACGCTGCTCTGACAGATCACAAGGACAAAGTGCTGCAGAAGAAAGGAGGCAACAGAGAGCAGTTATCACAGATCAGGTGTGTGCAGAGACTACTGTCATACTGCCAGTAGCGCAAATTTAACACTTCCTCCTGGGGCTTCACAGTTTAAGTGAAGCAGTTTGCTAATGAATGTTACTGTGAAGCAGCTGATGTGGATGTCACTGAGCTGTTTAGTTGATCAGTTTTACACAAGCCAACTAGTGTGGTGAGCAGCTGAAGTCAAGAAAATTCTTAGTGCcatattttaaaagtttctgTCAAAATATGGAAACGACGAAGCCCATAGCATGCACTAAGCAAATTTAACAAATTTTACACGAGACCTGATCTCCCTGATAAGACTGTGTCCCCTGATAGCACTCCGTGCAGAAGAAGATACTGATACCATTTACTTACTTAAATGAGAGTAAACCGTAACATTAAATATAAACTAAGTTTAACACCGCTTTGTGTGGCACTGCAGTGACTTTTATGAGTTGTTGAACCCGTTGTAACTAGTGACAGAGAACAGGGCTCCAGACTGGTAACACTGGTGCTACTGACTTTCACAATCGGTCACACCATGTTTTTAGGTTATAGGTTTAATGGCTTTTTTGTGACATCAATTTTAGCAGTACATTTAGTCACATACTGTACTAAAGTATACATTTAAGATACTTGTActtttgttgtatttctatTTCCTGCTTCCTTTTACTTGTGCTCCACAATATCTCAGaggtaaatattgtactttttattccactgcatttgtctgacagctttacttACTTTGCAGAATCAGATAAACAgtgcaaaatataaataaattatatcaGTAAGGTTTTATTGGTCCCCAGGGGAAATAACAAGCAGTATGTGATGTAATATATAGAATATGTATAgataaattaaaatgagctccacattTACCACTTGCAGCAttcatatgatgaacacattaatgattaataattataatccaatagTATCATATATTTTATCCTGAAATGAAATACTGCAGCATAACGAGCTCTTTTAGGTAGGGAACACtgatatcatattttatttgatatgatATGAGTATTTCCATAGTCTGGTGCTTCTACTTTTACTAAGTTAAAGATCTCAGTTGgtctctccctgctgcactAGCATCATCAGGACGCCTGAGCCTGATCCTCTCGTCTCTTCCTCcccaccagcctcctcctcctctctctcctcattttgcTTCTCAGAATAGCCATCTATTGACCACTTTATTTTTGGAACATGATAACTGGTCAGGGGATTGTTTTGTCACGTTTTGATTCGTACATGTGCATCACAAGGTGCGTGCACGTCACAAAATGTTGGCGGATCGTCATGCACTCGCATGAATGGGACCACGTCAAATGTTAACTAGTACACTCTCAAAAAATGTTCTGGAGCCCTGGAGTAAATGAAAACCCTACTGCCACAAGAGGCAccagtgtaaaaatgtaaattactgTTATCAGTTGAGTAATCgagcactgttttgttttttttatccaccCCTCACCGTGTTGCCGTTGTTGTAAGGTTGCATTTAAGATGTACCTGGGAATCACCCCCAGTGTGACCAACTGGAGCCCAGCAGGAGATGAATTCTCCCTCATCCTTGAGAACAACCCGCTGGTAGACTTTGTAGAGCTGCCGGATAACCACAGCACACTGATCTACTCCAACCTGCTGTGTGGGGTCCTCAGAGGAGCCCTGGAGATGGTAAGTTCATGGCCCTACATCCATTTTAAGGATAAAATCAAAGATTCTTTCAAGCGTAAGGGTCAGTTTTAAATATGTAGAAGATGCATATTGTTAAAGAAGACTTAATAATATAGAAATAGTCACTATGCATTGTTTCAAACAGCACTTTAGGTAAAGTGATGGTCATCATAGAACAAAATTATTGATATATTTGCTGTGCagatttgtacattttcacCAAGAGAGGAAACCGTAATTATGTATCTGATTTAGGTCCAGATGGCTGTGGATGTGAGATTTGTTCAGGACACTCTGAGAGGGGACAATGTGACAGAAATCCGTATGAAGTTTATCAAGAGGATTGAAGAAAACCTCCCAGCAGGAGACGAGTGATAGAAACGCTAAAAGTTCCTTCCCTCTGAGGACTGAGCCGTACAAGGAACACCTTCGCATACAGACTAAGAGGATGAATGAACTCAGAACATCGAGATGAGCGGTATATCCCGAAAGATGGTTACTTTCCCTGCAACTTTACTTGTctgaaatgctaaaaaaaaagctcctcaATTTCTAGCTTCTtcatctcctgttttttttctatctatGTTGTTTGGAGAAGACTGCTGGGAATTCGAGGAGACTAGAGAGAAGATACACTGTACACTATTGAAACACAACATCATTACATGGCCCTGCTACCTTTATTAACTAACTGGTTTTGCAGTGATCTGTGGTCCAGTTTTAGGGAAAAGTCATTGTAGTTCAGTGCCTAAGAGAAGAGAACACATCTGATCATTTATCTGTCACCATCGCTGATGGAAAGTcactttttcttaatttcatgTTAAAATATTTGCCCTGATTCTTGAAACAATAATGTCTTTTCAATTGGCCATGTGAagactgttttccttttttggtGCAAGCCTGGAAAACCttactttgtcatgtttttatgtttgtccgtgttttttttttgtaagaaatCACTCTATATTACTGCCAATTATATGGCATATTAATTTATCTAGATGGATATGTCAAATAAAGGTGACATATTTAATGATGATGCTTTTTTCGTGTGtttgtgagaggagagagacttGATACAACATGCCTGTTGGGCAACCTGGAAGAGTTTTAACAAGTTGCAagaccctgcacacacaccggTGCTTGGTTTTGGTCGTCACACCTGTGAATGGCTTTACATCACCCAGAAATAACGAACAGAACTCCTCGTTTAGACACACTGCACACCTCATCAATAACTGAAAACACAGGCggccattcacacacacacacgcacacactcacaaataatCCCTTTAGAAACAAAAATCTGGTCTGGAGACCACTACAACATTAGCCATGTTTTTCTTATTCcttgcctttttctttttattgtgtaACAGAACAATAACAGTACTAAACTCATGAGTCTGCTGAAAGCACTTAGCGGATGAGATTGTAAGATAGGGATTTCCTTTTGGAGAAATCTGTCAGCTGTTAGCTGCTGGAAAGCTTCAGGCTCTACACATCCTATTTTATAGCTGCTATTACACCAACCCATTTCAGCTTTTGCAGTTTTAGTACTCAGGCGCATGAAGTAAAGTTCTCCAAAAAGCCACCAGAGGTTGCTGTGCACATTACCTTTCTCAGCTGTAGGCAGCGTCCTTCCCCAGTTTAAGGCTTCAGTTATGTACGTTTAGCATACGTTGGCCAAAGATGGGTATTGTGGGAGAAGTACATTCCCTTATTTGTGGGAGTTGAGACTAGAGCTGccagaaaacataaataaaaggTTCATTTTCAGATGATGAATATGGGAAGAGCAGACAATTCGCAGTAGTTGAGCAGAGTGGCTGATGCCAATATGTGGACTGTGATTTGGCTGGAGATTAGACAAACGATGACAACATGCAGTCTTTGTACTTTATAATCCCGCGGGAAGATGTATTAGGATGGGATTTCTTAGTATTATTTACTGTCTTAAGCCTCTGCCCACTCCTGTCTGGGGTAGTGCTCATTTAAAAGgataaagaggaaaagtggaAGCATCCCGACAGTCGTCAGCGTGCAATAAGCCCGACGGGCCATTAGGCGAGCTCTCAACACATTACGTGCACATATCTATGCACCCTGTAGGCCTGTGATGTGGATGTTGGATGGAAAGCAAGCAGGAAATAGTTTTTTTGCAGGAGCTCAATGTAAATGACTTGGCAGAATTAGAGCCGTGTACCTGGGGGATGGACGGACAGCTGggtttgtgtatttgtgaaaACCTGTATTACTCTTCCATATGCTCGCAGGAATTCGActtgacaaacacacacgcatatatacatgcacacatactgcacatgGAGGCCAAAGTGAGGATGAATTTATGACAACCACTATACTCACAAATAGGTGTTAATACACACTAGAAGGACCTTGTCCAAACACGCCAACTGgccattttctgtctctcaccatGTAAAGTTCTACCAATATGTCTATTGAGAGTTTTGTGTTGATTGGTTTCACAGTTTTACCCATTAAACAAGAAAGTATGAGGACTTCGAACTAACTAACGCTGCGTTATGACTTGACTCCTCATAACCTGTGCATCTGTGATTTATATTCCCTTTGCAAGACCGCAGATGTTGTCGCAGATTtaaaacacaaggaaaaaaaagagaagttgtTGTTGAAGCACTTAGGACTCTCTCTGAGCCATGAAGAATTGCTTCTAAGATGCTATTTTTATCAGTTGTCTCTCTGTCAtagtttaaaacacacattcccTCTGGGAGACGGACATTTCCCATCACTCGTATCTCAGACACAGTTTGTTTAGTGTCTCCCACTGGCGCACGCGTTGTTTTCgctttatattttactttagtGCATGTTATCATCATTAATACTATGTATTGCGGCTGCCTATATTTTTCAGAAAACTTTATTAGGACAGGCCTGGAAAACAAGTAGCAAATGTTACGGGCCTGAGACAACGTGCGCCGATCTGCTTTAAGCCAGCTAAACGTTTCCATGTGGCCTTTATGGGAACCAAATGGTGAAAGGCACGCTGTGACAGTAAAGCCCAGCGCACAGCCTGGTATTGACCTGCGCTTATTGAATACCGCATCCCTTTCTTCTACCCCCACTCCATCCATTTCCATCCACTGTTTCTCccactttattttgttttcccaCTTGATTttctcagtcttttttttttttttattgtttcaaccATGACTTCATGATTCATCATTTTCGTAGCCTTGTTAATGTTTTGCTGATGTGCTCGGGCGAAAGCCAGCGGTCTCTAAATCAAAGAAAGGATGTGTGATAGTCGACCATTTGGGAATGTCCTGAGTCTGATGGGAAACGTGCTGCGTCTCAGGTGAGGTTAGGGCTGACTGAAGACGCAGTACCCCGGATTTCCAGAGGTTTCcggagtgtgtgttttgtgtctggtCAGTGGAAAGAGCGGAGATGACAGCAGGATGGACAGCAGTCTGCGAGAAGAGAATGCAGTGAGTCAGCAAACAAGTGTGCTCGTGGTAAaaatcccagacagactgagtAATGTTCCCGGGCAGTGAAGCGGTTGGAAGAGGCTGTTGATTTAATGAGTGTGTCCCTGGTGCGCACCTGAAAAGATGctcaaatgaacacaaaagtTGTTGTTACATAATTCACAGGCTCTGCACTTGTAACACACACCCTGCAGTTCCTGGTGAAAGTGTGATTTCAGTGGTTTTAGGGGGACGTTCCTCTGGGGTTTATGCGCATAAACACTGCAGTAAATAAACGTGGATGTGGTTTTGAGAGGTAATTATGAGTTGATTTGGTATTCACTTACAGTGTATGTACCCATTGAAATCTGCAACAGCATCTGCAAGCCATTTGGAATATGAATCATCACCCACTTACGGACAAACTGTTGGGCACTTCCTATAAGTCTAATAACTCGTGCTTTACTCATCCGTTTAGCATGGGCCGTATGTCCGATAGAAAGTGAGAAGTTTTTAGGCCTCCCAGAGTTATGTTTGGGTCATCAGGAGTGTTGGCGGGAAGCGTGAAATGTGAACCAAAACTAGTAAAAACACCTCTCCAAGCTCAAAAATGAAAGCAGGGATCATATCCAGCTAACTCGTACAATAAAATCCTGGATCACCAGTGTCACAAGGGATTTGTGTtaacaaagaaaacatcttttcaGCAGGAAGACATGTCAGGCAGAAATTGGTCCAAAGCTGGGTCTCTTTTCTGTATCAGCAGTGACCTGGCTGGTTCCACAAGGGTTTCAGCCGGAGCCCTGGACGCCGCCGAGCCATTTAATGccttgtttttagtttttcctccttccctttcttCCAGGCTTTTTGGATAGGAGCTGCTAAGCTGCCTTCACTCTGCTTCCAATTTCCTCCTGCTcttttgttcttcctcttttctccaagATCTGATGAAGAGGAGTTTTTAGACGTTCCTGATGATACAGGTTTTACCCGTTCCAGATCCTCTTTATCTTTGCGCCTCACTTTCCCACAATACGCTCaacttttgtcttgtttttctccctcctttcttccctttttcctGACCCCGCAGCCGCTTGAGCTGGAGTTTATGTAACAGCGGCAGAACTTTCCAGCTTGGAACGGCCTCACTTGAAGATGGAGCGAGAAGaatgagtgggagagagagaaaaaagtgtcATGTAATATTACACTGGCTAGCCCTGGGGGCAAACAGCACCTCATCTTAGACCTCATTATTCCACGGCCTTTACCTCCGAATGCACATATGTaagcatatatttatatcagtCTCCCAGGCAGTGACAAATACGTTAATTCCAATTGAAAAGCAGGAATGTGAAAGTCCTAGTTTGCCCTGGACTAAAATCAAACCAGGCTTCCCTCCCAGAGCACAGGGCTGCCTAGAGGCTGCACACCAGCTGCACTGGACGGGATATCACCGCTCACCACTGCCAAGCATGAACTGAccgtatgagtgtgtgagtgtgtgtgacacatcAAAATCTTGGAGTGACAAAGCACACACCATACATTGATTAGAGCGAGTAGTTCTGATGACGCATGTCTCCCAAGCAGGCCATCTATCTAACTTTGCAAGCATGATTTCTGGGCTAATATCACAGCATAAATCTAGACACCAGCTCGAAAAGGCTTTATGTCTTAAGCAACTTATTTATCATCCGCCCACTTCATGTATCTTTCACACCAGTCTATGTGATTGTAAGGGGCCTGGATGTCCTATTATGCAGGCTAGACGTTTCAGGTATGTGAGTATGACTTTCCATATAAAGCACCTCAAGCTGtcatgctggagaatgagaCTGACTGGAATCTGACG containing:
- the trappc3 gene encoding trafficking protein particle complex subunit 3; this translates as MSRQSNRTTDSKKMNSELFTLTYGALVTQLCKDYENDEEVNKQLDKMGYNIGVRLIEDFLARSSIGRCQDFRETADVIAKVAFKMYLGITPSVTNWSPAGDEFSLILENNPLVDFVELPDNHSTLIYSNLLCGVLRGALEMVQMAVDVRFVQDTLRGDNVTEIRMKFIKRIEENLPAGDE